A part of Diprion similis isolate iyDipSimi1 chromosome 12, iyDipSimi1.1, whole genome shotgun sequence genomic DNA contains:
- the LOC124412928 gene encoding forkhead box protein D1 has translation MCSNESPPPTKEPLAVGLGVGNPMAGFLPGFEHYRLQYYYAMAERLRLAQQLHPQHPGVGHPSAGGPSAHLGMTAGFPAPLPLYPAAGYPSRLALSMALLHPHHQRIPEEPKPQHSYIGLIAMAILSSPDKKLVLSDIYQHILEHYPYFRTRGPGWRNSIRHNLSLNDCFVKSGRSANGKGHYWAIHPANLEDFRRGDFRRRKAQRKVRRHMGLAVDEEPDSPSPPPLPATPPPPALGPPVVTAQAISGMWTPHHHFHGQSMQASQPSRKRQFDVASLLAPDDQIDALRPVKTRRFSCSEDEHELQEPEQEIDHDEEDVDVDGVPEPSVLPPSPPSSSPVSKASPTNLCWTSPGQTTSPPFSAIHLHNHLHVRNYYTPTNPGSGSSI, from the coding sequence ATGTGCAGCAACGAGAGCCCGCCGCCCACCAAGGAGCCACTCGCCGTTGGTCTCGGGGTCGGCAACCCCATGGCGGGATTTCTGCCCGGTTTCGAACACTACCGGCTCCAATACTACTACGCGATGGCCGAGCGGCTGCGTCTGGCCCAGCAACTTCACCCCCAGCATCCGGGCGTCGGACATCCATCGGCCGGTGGTCCGTCGGCTCACCTGGGAATGACGGCGGGCTTTCCCGCGCCTTTGCCGCTCTATCCAGCCGCCGGATACCCGAGTCGACTGGCGTTGTCGATGGCTTTGCTACACCCTCATCACCAGCGGATCCCCGAGGAACCGAAGCCTCAACACAGCTACATCGGTCTGATCGCAATGGCGATTCTATCGTCGCCCGACAAGAAGCTCGTCCTCTCTGACATCTATCAGCACATCCTGGAGCACTATCCTTACTTCAGGACGCGGGGACCAGGCTGGAGGAACTCGATACGGCACAATCTATCGCTGAACGATTGCTTCGTGAAGTCCGGAAGGAGCGCCAACGGCAAGGGTCACTACTGGGCCATCCACCCTGCCAACCTCGAGGACTTTCGTCGCGGTGACTTCCGGCGGCGTAAGGCCCAGCGCAAGGTCCGCAGACACATGGGCCTCGCCGTCGACGAGGAACCTGACAGTCCCAGCCCGCCTCCCTTGCCAGCAACCCCGCCGCCCCCGGCGCTGGGACCACCGGTGGTAACTGCCCAGGCGATATCCGGGATGTGGACGCCGCACCATCACTTCCATGGACAGTCGATGCAGGCCTCGCAACCGTCGAGGAAACGCCAGTTCGACGTCGCCTCGCTCCTCGCCCCCGACGATCAGATCGACGCCCTCAGACCCGTAAAGACTCGGAGGTTCAGCTGCAGCGAGGACGAGCACGAGCTTCAGGAACCGGAACAGGAGATCGACCACGACGAGGAGGACGTGGACGTCGACGGCGTTCCCGAACCCAGTGTCCTGCCACCCAGCCCGCCCTCGAGCAGCCCCGTTTCCAAGGCGTCGCCGACGAATCTCTGCTGGACCAGTCCTGGACAGACTACGTCGCCACCTTTCTCCGCCATTCATCTTCACAATCATTTACACGTTAGGAATTATTACACACCAACTAATCCCGGTTCGGGTTCGAGTATTTAA